Proteins from a single region of Fodinibius sp. Rm-B-1B1-1:
- the thiL gene encoding thiamine-phosphate kinase has product MDKDSFRTIQSIGRTELIDELMEHATFKKDCVTQSYGDDTAVLDNGENYQLLSSETFMEGVDFDLTYVPLHHLGYKIAVAAVSDIYAMNGTPDVVLVNFAVPNKISVDMLKEIYRGIGRASEDFEFEIVGGDLTASHQILSASISCYGKVSQEKIAYRKGAHKDDAICVTGDLGGAIAGLRILMREKEYWEEQGAEQAFQPELDDYEYVVKRQLVPIGRKDFIEKIDELNIVPSSMIDITQGLVSELKHLADASEVGAHIYGATIPISLKTRHVADEMKEDVDKYALYGGEDFELMFTLPEKDVEKLTDEFSDFAVIGKITEQEEGVKMQQAEGDMILFDEPEEEN; this is encoded by the coding sequence ATGGACAAAGACTCATTTCGCACAATACAATCGATAGGACGTACTGAACTTATTGATGAACTGATGGAGCATGCAACCTTTAAAAAGGATTGCGTTACACAGTCATACGGTGATGATACTGCAGTGTTAGATAATGGAGAAAATTATCAGCTGCTGAGCTCTGAAACTTTTATGGAGGGCGTTGATTTTGATCTCACCTATGTTCCACTTCATCATTTAGGTTATAAAATTGCTGTTGCTGCAGTAAGTGACATTTATGCAATGAATGGCACGCCTGATGTAGTATTGGTAAACTTTGCCGTGCCTAATAAAATATCTGTAGATATGTTGAAAGAAATATATCGGGGTATTGGTAGGGCATCAGAAGATTTTGAATTTGAAATTGTAGGGGGAGATTTAACGGCTTCTCATCAAATTTTAAGTGCCAGTATTAGCTGTTATGGTAAGGTATCCCAAGAAAAAATTGCCTATCGCAAGGGGGCTCATAAAGATGATGCTATTTGTGTTACAGGCGACCTTGGAGGGGCTATTGCAGGTCTCCGTATTCTGATGCGTGAGAAAGAATATTGGGAGGAGCAGGGGGCTGAGCAGGCATTTCAACCTGAATTGGATGACTATGAATATGTGGTAAAGCGGCAATTGGTTCCGATTGGACGAAAGGATTTTATTGAAAAAATAGATGAATTAAATATTGTCCCCTCTTCAATGATTGATATTACTCAGGGATTAGTATCAGAACTCAAACATCTGGCAGATGCTTCAGAAGTTGGTGCACATATCTATGGAGCGACTATTCCAATTTCTTTAAAGACACGGCATGTTGCCGACGAGATGAAGGAAGATGTCGACAAGTATGCGCTATATGGTGGAGAAGATTTTGAACTTATGTTTACCCTACCAGAAAAAGATGTCGAAAAACTGACGGATGAATTTTCTGACTTTGCTGTAATTGGTAAGATTACTGAGCAAGAAGAAGGGGTTAAGATGCAACAGGCAGAAGGAGATATGATTCTGTTTGATGAGCCTGAAGAAGAGAATTAA